Proteins from a single region of Pseudopedobacter saltans DSM 12145:
- a CDS encoding TonB-dependent receptor, translated as MKLAFALLLIGFLHVSAAGFAQKINLNKKNILLMDVLKEIRKQSGYNILFTGGAVKNQVIQSIDLSNASIEEAMNKSLGSFGLTYKIVDKNVVISKLQEEVPRQPKTIPITGKVVDENGDPLAGVAVKVKNAQTGAVTDASGIYKITVINTEAVLVYSFIGFSQQERKVGNDKTINITLKEQNTALNQIVVIGYGEVSRKDLTGAVSEVNVKDIVKAPVPSFIDALAGRVAGVKVSANDGQPGSEMNIVIRGANSLTQNNSPLYVIDGFPVEDISSAAINPDDIETLNILKDASSTAVYGSRAANGVVVIETKKGKIGKPVITFNSSLGMHKVIKQMEMMSSYDFVKYQLELNEGRATNRYLSDKTLDDYKNISGVDWQGKILKTTLIQNHNLAIRGGNAQTKYSLSGSLFKQPGIINNTGFNRTQFRASLDQTISKKITVGFNANFGSLMNYGQVVAVGEGASSTYLLYRTWGYRPVSGNADFDLENDMADPDNLQLADIRLNPYITSSNDYTRNRIIDLVANGYVKYDISKGLTLRLTGSAKGNNQRRSLFYNSNTTQGSSLNPSNKFGVNGSIRYSDTFNWSNQNTLTWNKTFNRIHKLTLMGGTSIQENKFDQYGYGTIDINTEQLGMPGLETGNLYSAIATATGNTLASFYGRVNYGFKSKYLLTATFRADGSSKFAKGHRWGYFPSAAFAWNMHEEDFVKNISLISNSKLRVSYGATGNNRIADFAYLPSLNMLVGNAYSFNNQSPVRGTISTNLGDTDLKWESTAQADIGWDLGFFKDKIQLTIDMYSKTTKDLLLYANFPATTGYLQAYKNVGSVRNRGMEFSLNTNNVRKKDFSWSSNFNISFNDSKVLELANGDKNLFSTVSFFSQYNGSALYLARVDQPMGQFYGYVFDGIYQLDQFDNPAPGKYILKKEFPSNASATERDNIQPGDIRYKDLNGDGVINSNDMTVIGRALPIHTGGFNNNFTYKNFDLNVFFQWSYGNQIYNANRLIFDGNGIKALDLNQYASYSNRWTPENPSNTNYRTGGQGPQGIHSSRVLEDGSFLRLKTLALAYSLPKRLIKSAYLDELKLNVAVQNLITWTRYSGMDPEVSVRSSIPTTPGFDYSAYPMARTIVFGINATF; from the coding sequence ATGAAGTTAGCTTTCGCACTATTGTTAATTGGTTTTTTACACGTTAGCGCCGCCGGTTTTGCTCAAAAAATCAACCTGAATAAGAAAAATATCCTGTTAATGGATGTTTTAAAAGAGATCAGGAAACAAAGCGGTTATAATATTCTGTTTACGGGGGGAGCCGTAAAAAATCAGGTTATTCAATCTATTGATTTGTCTAATGCTTCTATTGAAGAAGCTATGAACAAGAGCTTAGGTTCTTTTGGCCTCACTTATAAGATAGTAGATAAAAATGTCGTCATATCAAAATTACAGGAAGAAGTTCCCAGGCAACCCAAGACAATACCGATAACGGGTAAAGTAGTTGATGAGAATGGCGATCCTCTGGCGGGAGTGGCTGTTAAAGTAAAAAATGCTCAAACTGGCGCAGTAACAGATGCCAGTGGCATATATAAAATAACCGTAATTAATACAGAAGCTGTTTTAGTATACTCCTTTATTGGTTTTTCTCAGCAAGAACGCAAAGTTGGTAATGATAAAACAATAAATATCACTTTGAAAGAACAAAACACTGCTTTGAATCAGATAGTGGTGATTGGTTATGGAGAAGTTAGTCGTAAAGATCTTACAGGTGCTGTTAGTGAAGTAAATGTAAAAGATATTGTAAAAGCACCGGTGCCTTCTTTTATCGACGCACTAGCGGGCAGGGTTGCCGGCGTAAAGGTATCAGCCAATGATGGTCAGCCGGGTTCGGAAATGAATATCGTAATTCGTGGAGCTAATTCTCTTACTCAGAACAATTCTCCATTATATGTGATCGATGGATTCCCTGTGGAAGATATTTCCAGCGCGGCTATTAACCCGGACGATATTGAAACTTTAAACATTTTGAAAGATGCGTCATCTACTGCAGTTTATGGCTCAAGGGCAGCTAATGGCGTTGTTGTTATAGAAACCAAGAAGGGCAAAATCGGGAAGCCGGTTATCACTTTCAATAGCTCTTTGGGAATGCATAAGGTAATCAAGCAGATGGAAATGATGTCTTCTTATGATTTTGTTAAATATCAATTGGAATTAAATGAAGGCAGAGCAACAAACAGGTATCTGTCTGACAAAACGCTTGATGATTACAAAAATATAAGTGGGGTAGACTGGCAGGGGAAAATTCTTAAAACAACACTGATACAAAATCATAATCTTGCAATAAGAGGTGGGAATGCACAGACAAAATATTCTTTATCGGGCTCTTTATTTAAGCAACCCGGAATTATAAATAATACAGGTTTTAATAGAACACAATTTAGGGCTTCTTTAGATCAAACCATCAGTAAAAAGATAACTGTTGGGTTTAATGCTAATTTTGGAAGCCTGATGAATTACGGTCAGGTAGTTGCAGTCGGGGAAGGAGCTTCTTCAACTTATTTACTTTATAGAACCTGGGGATACAGGCCGGTAAGCGGCAATGCAGATTTCGATTTGGAAAATGACATGGCTGATCCTGATAATCTGCAATTGGCCGATATCCGTTTAAACCCCTATATCACCAGCAGTAATGATTATACCAGAAACAGGATAATTGATTTAGTTGCTAATGGATACGTTAAATATGATATATCCAAAGGTCTGACTTTGAGGTTAACGGGTAGTGCTAAAGGAAATAACCAGAGAAGAAGTCTTTTTTATAACTCTAATACAACGCAGGGCTCTTCACTAAATCCTTCGAATAAGTTTGGTGTAAATGGTAGTATTCGTTATTCGGACACTTTCAATTGGTCTAATCAGAATACTTTAACGTGGAATAAGACTTTTAATAGGATACATAAGTTAACCTTAATGGGAGGAACTTCTATACAGGAGAATAAGTTTGACCAATATGGCTATGGTACAATAGATATCAATACAGAACAACTGGGCATGCCTGGTTTGGAAACAGGTAATTTATATAGTGCCATAGCAACTGCCACGGGAAATACTTTAGCATCTTTTTATGGTAGGGTTAACTACGGTTTCAAATCTAAGTATTTATTGACAGCAACATTCCGGGCTGATGGTTCTTCCAAATTTGCCAAAGGGCATCGCTGGGGATACTTTCCATCAGCAGCGTTTGCATGGAACATGCATGAGGAGGACTTTGTGAAAAATATCTCTCTTATATCGAACTCTAAACTCAGGGTTAGTTATGGGGCAACCGGAAATAACCGAATAGCCGATTTTGCTTATTTACCCAGCTTGAACATGCTTGTTGGTAATGCTTATTCTTTTAACAACCAGTCGCCTGTAAGGGGGACAATTTCTACCAACCTTGGTGATACGGATTTGAAATGGGAGAGTACCGCGCAAGCTGACATCGGATGGGACTTAGGTTTTTTTAAGGATAAAATACAGCTTACAATAGATATGTATTCGAAGACAACGAAGGATCTTTTATTGTATGCAAACTTCCCTGCCACTACGGGGTATTTGCAAGCCTATAAAAATGTTGGATCGGTGCGAAACAGGGGAATGGAGTTTTCTTTAAATACGAATAATGTACGTAAGAAGGATTTTTCATGGTCGAGTAACTTTAATATCAGTTTTAACGATAGCAAGGTATTGGAATTGGCCAATGGAGATAAAAACCTGTTCAGTACAGTGAGTTTTTTCTCGCAATATAATGGTAGTGCTTTATATCTGGCAAGGGTGGACCAGCCTATGGGCCAGTTTTACGGCTATGTTTTTGATGGTATATATCAGTTGGATCAGTTTGATAATCCTGCACCGGGAAAATATATCCTCAAAAAAGAGTTTCCAAGTAATGCCAGCGCCACTGAAAGAGATAATATACAGCCAGGCGATATTAGGTATAAAGATCTTAATGGTGACGGGGTTATCAACTCAAATGACATGACTGTTATTGGAAGGGCTTTGCCCATACATACCGGTGGTTTCAATAATAATTTTACGTATAAAAACTTTGATCTTAACGTATTCTTCCAATGGTCTTACGGCAATCAGATCTATAATGCAAACCGATTGATTTTTGATGGAAATGGAATTAAAGCGCTGGATTTAAATCAATATGCTTCTTATAGTAATAGATGGACACCTGAAAACCCGTCGAATACCAATTATAGGACTGGTGGACAAGGACCTCAGGGAATTCATTCATCCAGAGTTCTGGAGGATGGTTCTTTTTTAAGATTGAAGACCCTTGCTTTAGCTTATTCATTACCAAAAAGACTTATTAAGTCGGCCTATTTGGATGAACTGAAATTGAATGTAGCTGTGCAAAACCTGATTACCTGGACAAGGTATTCGGGTATGGATCCTGAGGTTTCTGTAAGAAGTAGTATTCCAACTACTCCGGGATTTGACTATTCGGCCTACCCAATGGCTAGAACTATTGTTTTTGGTATTAATGCAACCTTTTAA
- a CDS encoding FecR family protein, which translates to MAKYNFKSDLKRIVKKYLEGKASEEEKAFLEKYYSFFNSEKNALDSLSVKQITDLEDAMEHNILLKLKRHGERPKWIKLFPYKYVAAAVLLIVGLYAIYHVRSEKSIPDQIARIDERLLDSGENVVMLTLSDGKKVKLQDIESGIVAEESGTKIEKKADGTIVYTASESTFFDTKENRFNTISTPNGQLSQINLPDGTKVWLNAESSLKYPVAFIGNKRLVELNGEAYFEVAKNKEKPFVVKAKDSEIKVLGTKFNVSAYSDDNFTKTTLAEGLVSIAKEKTSKLLKPGQQALILNNQSAIDITNVDTEEAMAWKNGYFMFNNMDIKTVMTMISRWYDIEVEYQGKTENEVFIGTVSRFEDIEKLLRTIELTGIVHFKISDNSNKKRRKVVVMP; encoded by the coding sequence ATGGCTAAATACAATTTTAAATCTGATTTAAAAAGGATAGTTAAAAAATATCTGGAGGGCAAGGCGTCTGAAGAAGAAAAGGCCTTTTTAGAGAAATATTATAGTTTTTTCAATAGTGAAAAGAATGCGCTGGACAGTTTGTCTGTTAAACAGATTACCGATTTAGAGGATGCAATGGAACATAATATTCTGTTGAAACTAAAAAGACATGGAGAGCGTCCTAAATGGATTAAATTGTTTCCATATAAATATGTGGCAGCTGCTGTTTTATTGATTGTTGGGCTTTATGCTATTTATCATGTTAGAAGTGAAAAATCGATTCCAGATCAGATCGCTAGGATTGATGAACGCTTATTGGATTCGGGTGAAAATGTGGTAATGCTGACTTTATCGGACGGAAAGAAAGTGAAACTGCAGGACATCGAGTCGGGAATTGTAGCTGAAGAAAGTGGGACGAAGATAGAAAAGAAAGCAGATGGAACTATTGTATACACTGCAAGTGAAAGCACGTTTTTCGATACAAAAGAAAATAGGTTTAATACGATTAGTACCCCAAACGGGCAGCTTTCTCAAATCAACCTTCCTGACGGTACAAAGGTTTGGCTAAACGCAGAATCTTCGTTGAAATATCCGGTTGCTTTTATTGGTAATAAGCGTTTGGTAGAACTTAACGGGGAAGCGTATTTCGAAGTTGCCAAAAATAAAGAAAAACCTTTTGTGGTGAAGGCGAAAGACTCGGAAATTAAAGTTTTGGGGACTAAATTTAATGTCAGTGCCTATTCTGACGATAATTTCACAAAAACTACACTTGCTGAAGGGCTGGTTTCAATAGCTAAAGAGAAGACTTCAAAATTACTAAAACCGGGACAGCAGGCACTTATACTTAATAATCAGTCTGCTATAGATATTACCAACGTAGATACTGAAGAGGCTATGGCATGGAAGAATGGCTATTTTATGTTTAATAACATGGATATAAAAACGGTTATGACCATGATAAGCAGGTGGTACGATATAGAGGTGGAGTATCAGGGAAAAACAGAGAATGAAGTGTTTATAGGGACTGTTTCCCGCTTCGAGGATATTGAAAAACTATTGAGAACGATAGAGTTAACCGGAATCGTTCATTTTAAAATATCAGATAATTCCAATAAGAAAAGAAGAAAGGTGGTTGTTATGCCCTGA
- a CDS encoding exo-alpha-sialidase gives MKLTKQAESRRSFVKKVTLSTLAITAGSTLIACAKKNDGILERKNNPVTEADPEVKIIDKLFNQSRPDDLGLDYAVGTEQITIFRPERALDMKFNNHPQLVEFKGKLYATWVGHPLHEPSDESYVYYSVSEDGSSWAPPKQVGPANRASGGWLTDGKQLSCLLIAGDKANKTSVIEACVSTDGQNWLAPKVLIQNASASESARRLPNGRFVMVCHGLGTGEFKEVRGTRIMYSDSVDGLSDWKQGFLPDLPDYNANDKEKVARPVEASWYRRKDGTLVMLFRDLHFEANTRTWKLLAATSKDNGTTWSKPELTNIPDSDSMQCAGNLNESTAYFVNNPVPTRRRVPLTVTISKDGKIFDKSFLLRDIPQTRRYDGISKTEGYSYPGSFIWKNNLYVAYATNKEDVEITRIPMKNLI, from the coding sequence ATGAAATTAACTAAACAAGCCGAAAGCAGAAGGAGTTTCGTCAAAAAGGTAACGCTTTCTACATTGGCTATTACTGCAGGAAGTACACTTATAGCATGTGCAAAAAAGAATGATGGAATTTTAGAGCGTAAAAATAATCCCGTTACTGAAGCTGACCCTGAGGTTAAAATAATTGATAAACTTTTTAACCAAAGCAGGCCTGATGATCTTGGTCTGGACTATGCGGTGGGTACCGAGCAGATTACCATTTTCAGGCCTGAAAGGGCTTTGGATATGAAATTTAATAATCATCCGCAGTTAGTGGAGTTCAAAGGAAAGCTGTACGCTACCTGGGTTGGCCATCCTTTGCATGAACCCAGTGATGAATCTTATGTTTATTACAGTGTATCTGAAGATGGTTCCAGCTGGGCTCCGCCAAAGCAGGTAGGTCCCGCCAATAGGGCAAGTGGCGGCTGGCTAACTGATGGAAAGCAATTAAGTTGCTTACTTATTGCAGGAGATAAGGCAAATAAAACTTCTGTAATTGAAGCATGTGTTTCTACGGATGGACAAAACTGGTTGGCACCTAAAGTGCTTATTCAAAATGCCAGTGCTAGCGAAAGTGCAAGGCGTTTGCCGAACGGGAGGTTCGTCATGGTTTGTCATGGTTTGGGCACAGGAGAATTTAAAGAGGTAAGAGGAACCAGAATTATGTACAGCGATTCGGTAGATGGACTATCGGACTGGAAGCAAGGTTTTCTACCCGATTTACCCGATTATAATGCCAATGATAAAGAGAAAGTTGCCAGACCGGTAGAGGCAAGCTGGTACAGGCGAAAGGATGGTACATTGGTTATGTTATTTAGAGATTTGCATTTTGAAGCGAATACAAGAACGTGGAAATTGCTGGCTGCTACCAGTAAAGATAATGGTACAACCTGGTCTAAACCTGAACTTACCAATATTCCGGATTCGGATTCGATGCAGTGTGCCGGAAACCTGAACGAATCAACGGCTTATTTTGTGAATAATCCTGTTCCTACAAGACGACGTGTTCCATTAACGGTAACTATTAGTAAAGACGGAAAAATATTCGATAAATCCTTTCTATTGAGAGATATACCACAAACCAGAAGATATGATGGTATTAGCAAAACGGAGGGATATAGTTATCCCGGTAGTTTTATATGGAAAAATAATCTGTATGTAGCTTATGCTACCAATAAAGAGGATGTAGAAATAACAAGAATCCCAATGAAAAATCTTATTTAA
- a CDS encoding zinc metalloprotease, with amino-acid sequence MNPLLPKENSILLYISMIVFCACNEIKEQNPLVIDSLSITQQQASNDELNWQDQISLDSSIANGSQELATNVTFPELNQSLADFDSVKVKGETYYIAEGDLLLSRQELIQRLNFENLLGPIEGIEKKDTQKAVVIKDHKTGNIIKWTKFPLSFAIDQHSFSTIPNGYPNVRAAILKAVQDWQSACGVKMIYLEHLDNRPGIQAGSEVDFVVSYLPSDKKETIATSFFPTTPIERRAIHIYPLYWNTNYDQTGIFRHEIGHIFGFRHEETARFRTLPTSCEKPTEQGQYSIGVKYDNVSVMHYFCGRDNGTKTLAFSKNDVKAFNILYPKN; translated from the coding sequence ATGAACCCATTACTACCTAAAGAAAATTCCATACTGCTATATATATCAATGATCGTCTTCTGTGCTTGCAATGAAATTAAAGAGCAAAATCCCCTTGTAATTGATAGTTTATCCATCACACAACAACAAGCCTCAAATGATGAGCTTAATTGGCAAGACCAGATAAGTCTGGATTCTAGTATTGCTAACGGTTCACAAGAATTAGCAACCAATGTTACTTTTCCTGAGCTTAACCAATCCCTAGCGGACTTTGACAGCGTAAAAGTAAAAGGTGAGACTTATTATATAGCGGAAGGCGATCTCTTACTTTCGAGACAAGAACTTATCCAAAGACTAAATTTTGAGAATCTTCTTGGACCTATAGAGGGGATAGAAAAAAAAGACACACAAAAAGCGGTTGTAATTAAAGACCATAAGACTGGAAACATTATTAAATGGACGAAATTTCCATTGTCCTTTGCTATAGACCAACATTCCTTTTCTACTATTCCAAATGGCTACCCCAATGTAAGAGCGGCCATACTGAAAGCAGTCCAAGACTGGCAGTCGGCATGTGGCGTGAAGATGATTTATCTCGAGCATTTGGACAATCGTCCAGGTATTCAAGCTGGTAGCGAGGTAGATTTTGTGGTATCCTACCTACCCTCCGACAAAAAGGAAACCATAGCTACTTCCTTTTTTCCTACAACACCAATCGAGAGAAGAGCTATACATATTTATCCTTTATATTGGAACACTAACTATGACCAGACCGGCATATTCAGACATGAAATTGGGCATATTTTTGGATTCAGACACGAAGAAACTGCTAGATTTAGAACTCTGCCTACCTCCTGCGAAAAACCTACAGAACAGGGACAATACAGCATAGGTGTAAAATATGACAACGTTTCTGTGATGCATTATTTCTGTGGACGGGATAACGGAACCAAAACACTTGCTTTTTCTAAGAATGACGTTAAAGCTTTCAATATACTATATCCTAAAAATTAG
- a CDS encoding RNA polymerase sigma factor, protein MSDFIVDGDILSRLKSGDEAAFSLIYKAFWKELFNAAYKRLKDIEQSQDIVQNVFISLWDRREVVDINNIEAYLHTSVKFQVFKHSARSPDTSEFLSAFENILVSPVSPENSMLEKEILGLVKLWIDALPKKRREIFLLHYHDGLTTAEIADLLKVSRKTVQNQLNTASTHLRLRLTQILSLLILLHFK, encoded by the coding sequence ATGTCCGATTTCATCGTTGATGGCGATATATTGTCCAGATTAAAGTCGGGAGACGAAGCTGCGTTTTCCCTGATTTATAAGGCCTTTTGGAAGGAGCTGTTTAATGCTGCGTATAAAAGACTGAAGGATATTGAGCAAAGTCAGGACATCGTTCAAAATGTATTTATTTCTCTGTGGGACAGACGAGAAGTGGTAGATATTAATAATATAGAAGCATATTTACATACTTCGGTTAAATTTCAGGTTTTTAAACACAGTGCCAGAAGTCCTGATACTTCTGAATTTTTAAGCGCGTTTGAAAATATCCTTGTCTCGCCAGTTTCTCCGGAAAACTCGATGCTGGAAAAGGAGATTCTGGGTTTGGTGAAATTGTGGATAGATGCCCTGCCTAAAAAACGGAGAGAAATTTTTCTATTGCATTATCATGACGGATTAACTACTGCTGAAATAGCAGATCTCTTGAAGGTTTCCAGGAAAACTGTTCAGAACCAGCTCAACACAGCGAGTACTCATCTTAGGCTCAGACTCACTCAGATACTTTCTTTATTGATTCTGCTCCATTTTAAATAA